The following proteins are co-located in the Manihot esculenta cultivar AM560-2 chromosome 9, M.esculenta_v8, whole genome shotgun sequence genome:
- the LOC110622588 gene encoding uncharacterized protein LOC110622588, with amino-acid sequence MAGISPNPTLTLKRIHGIRCCSGTPGNEKWSRVETKAKTPGVLKFAVSGVTELLRLFSFSSKDSLDRVSCEERDEISVSGIDDVVMILMADYENAYFVTGIFTSAIYAEDCLFEDPTIRFRGTELYARNLKLLVPFFDSPSIRLQDIEKGVNSETKFVQAKWKLRTYLKFPWRPLISIDGNTIYEINDEFKVVRHAESWNVSALEAIGQIFTPSYEKPDEKQKQS; translated from the exons ATGGCGGGAATATCACCCAATCCAACCTTGACTTTAAAG AGAATTCATGGAATCCGGTGCTGCTCAGGGACACCTGGAAATGAAAAATGGAGCAGAGTTGAAACTAAAGCTAAAACCCCAGGAGTTTTGAAATTCGCCGTAAGTGGAGTCACGGAGCTTCTCAGGTTATTCTCCTTCTCTAGCAAAGACAG TTTGGATAGAGTGAGCTGTGAAGAAAGAGATGAGATATCTGTTTCGGGTATTGATGATGTTGTAATGATCCTCATGGCAGATTATGAGAATGCTTATTTTGTTACAG GGATTTTCACTTCTGCAATTTATGCTGAAGATTGTCTCTTTGAAGATCCTACTATCAGATTTCGAG GTACTGAGTTATATGCCCGCAACTTGAAACTGCTAGTTCCTTTCTTCGACTCCCCATCAATTAGGCTGCAAGATATTGAGAAG GGTGTCAATTCTGAAACAAAATTTGTGCAGGCAAAATGGAAACTAAG aACCTACCTTAAATTTCCTTGGAGGCCTCTGATTTCAATTGATGGAAACAcaatttatgaaataaatgaTGAGTTTAAA GTTGTTAGGCATGCTGAAAGCTGGAATGTTTCAGCACTTGAAGCAATTGGCCAAATTTTTACCCCTAGCTATGAGAAACCAG atgAGAAACAGAAACAAAGCTAA
- the LOC110623330 gene encoding uncharacterized protein LOC110623330, translating into MKFGFTYFIGAPEEHYSQFLDANMGIVGNNTPASFIILFAICIYTIISPSQSSISSQSIFPTKLQNPSKPINPIQQYELPPKFIAEWFVQGHKIEHHDPSMFQPPQHTLKWFSNSFSITISLHPSTFSFFRNRPGSKSIYLTHHHYQRIKLYWDFTRAEFIHNSAEPESCFYIAIACNAKVEFFLGDLYADLTRRSGLVMTRQLADHQPILLSRREHVFGRKSYVSRAKFLGSKHEFRIECSGGTLMLKVDGQISLVIKRLTWKFRGNERIFVGGMEVEFFWDVFNWVGNNNNGGGAASNSNGHGVFVFQVGDGGVWPEMVGPEKRLIRKSLSSVGHTLTPAAMSLSPSPSCSSVLQWAEESSDCGRSSCSSSTRSCGSNGGFSLLLYAWKKE; encoded by the exons CCCCTGCTTCTTTCATCATTCTTTTTGCTATTTGCATATATACCATTATATCTCCTAGTCAGTCTTCCATCTCATCACAATCCATCTTCCCCACCAAGCTACAAAATCCAAGCAAACCCATCAACCCAATTCAACAATACGAGCTTCCCCCAAAGTTCATAGCTGAATGGTTTGTCCAAGGGCACAAGATTGAACATCATGATCCCAGCATGTTTCAGCCACCCCAACACACTCTCAAGTGGTTCTCAA ATTCTTTCTCCATCACCATCTCTCTTCACCCATCAACcttctccttctttagaaacaGGCCAGGCTCCAAATCCATATACTTGACCCACCACCATTACCAAAGAATCAAGCTTTACTGGGACTTCACTCGAGCTGAGTTCATTCACAACTCAGCTGAGCCGGAGTCATGTTTCTACATTGCCATTGCCTGCAATGCGAAAGTAGAATTCTTTCTTGGTGATCTTTACGCGGATTTGACTCGGCGATCTGGGTTGGTCATGACTCGGCAACTAGCTGATCATCAGCCGATTCTGTTGTCTCGGAGGGAGCATGTGTTTGGACGTAAGAGTTACGTATCAAGAGCTAAGTTCTTGGGGTCCAAACATGAATTTAGAATAGAATGCAGTGGAGGGACGCTTATGCTAAAAGTTGACGGCCAAATAAGCCTCGTCATAAAGAGATTGACATGGAAATTCAGAGGAAATGAAAGAATTTTCGTCGGTGGCATGGAAGTCGAATTCTTCTGGGACGTTTTCAACTGGGTCGGCAATAATAACAATGGCGGTGGCGCTGCTAGCAACAGTAATGGTCACGGTGTGTTTGTCTTCCAAGTTGGTGATGGCGGAGTGTGGCCGGAGATGGTAGGACCAGAAAAAAGGTTGATAAGGAAGAGTTTGTCATCGGTAGGGCACACATTGACGCCAGCAGCGATGTCTCTTTCGCCGTCGCCGTCGTGCTCTAGCGTGTTGCAATGGGCAGAGGAGAGTAGTGACTGTGGGAGAAGTTCATGTTCTTCATCTACCAGATCATGCGGAAGCAACGGTGGATTCTCTTTGTTGTTGTATGCTTGGAAGAAGGAATAA